A DNA window from Pleuronectes platessa chromosome 19, fPlePla1.1, whole genome shotgun sequence contains the following coding sequences:
- the kcmf1 gene encoding E3 ubiquitin-protein ligase KCMF1, whose protein sequence is MSRHEGVSCDACLKGNFRGRRFKCLICYDYDLCASCYESGATTTRHTTEHPMQCILTRVDYDLYYGGDTFSVEQPQSFTCPYCGKMGYTETSLQEHVTSEHAETSTEVICPICAALPGGDPNHVTDDFTAHLTLEHRAPRDLDESSSVRHVRRMFHPGRGLGGPRARRTNMHFTSGSTGGLSSSSSQSSTYTPSNREAMDPIAELLSQLSGVRRAAGGQINSSGPSASQLQQLQMQLQLERQQAQAARQQVETGRHPTRRSNNPGNSGSTIPPPSTATANSAAVGENNPSSSSHSSQFLLSRLNEPKMSEAERQFLEGERADRSLFVQELLLSTLMHEESSSSDEEERRDFADFGAMGCVDIMPLDVALENLQLRERSFAGREPPPPPL, encoded by the exons ATGTCCCGACATGAGG GTGTGAGCTGTGAcgcgtgtttgaaagggaactTTCGAGGACGCCGGTTCAAGTGTTTGATTTGCTACGACTACGACCTGTGCGCGTCGTGCTACGAGAGCGGAGCCACCACAACGAGACACACCACAGAGCACCCCATGCAGTGTATATTAACCAGGGTAGACTATG ACTTGTATTATGGAGGAGACACTTTTTCAGTAGAGCAACCGCAGTCGTTCACGTGTCCTTACTGTGGCAAGATGGGCTACACGGAGACGTCCCTACAGGAGCATGTCACCTCAGAGCATGCGGAGACTTCCACAGAGGTG aTCTGTCCAATATGTGCTGCCTTGCCAGGAGGTGACCCGAACCACGTCACAGATGACTTCACAGCTCACCTCACACTCGAACACAGAGCGCCAAGAGATTTA GATGAGTCCAGCAGTGTTCGACATGTACGCCGGATGTTCCACCCTGGCAGAGGACTGGGTGGTCCCAGAGCACGACGCACAAATATGCACTTTACCAGTGGCTCCACAGGAGGActatcatcctcctcatcacagAGCTCCACATACACCCCCAGTAACAGAGAGGCAATGGACCCCATCGCAG agttGTTGTCCCAGCTGTCAGGTGTGCGGCGTGCGGCAGGGGGGCAAATCAACTCGTCGGGGCCTTCGGCCtcccagctccagcagcttcagATGCAGCTGCAGTTGGAGCGGCAGCAGGCGCAGGCGGCGCGGCAGCAAGTGGAGACGGGCCGCCACCCGACACGACGCAGCAACAACCCGGGCAACAGTGGCTCCACCATCCCTCCACCCAGCACAGCAACTGCCAATTCTGCCGCAGTGGGTGAAAACAATCCTTCGTCCTCGTCCCATAGCTCCCAGTTCCTATTATCACG GTTGAATGAACCTAAGATGTCCGAAGCGGAGCGGCAGTTTCTAGAAGGAGAGCGCGCGGACCGCAGCCTGTTcgtgcaggagctgctgctgtcgaCGCTGATGCACGAGGAGAGCTCCTCTTCTGACGAGGAAGAGCGCCGAGACTTCGCCGACTTCGGGGCCATGGGCTGCGTGGATATCATGCCTTTAGATGTGGCGCTGGAGAACCTCCAGCTCAGAGAGCGCAGCTTCGCGGGGAGGGAGCCTCCGCCGCCTCCTCTTTGA